A single Chryseobacterium sp. DNA region contains:
- a CDS encoding dimethylarginine dimethylaminohydrolase family protein: MRLNIKNETGRLKSVVLGQPNSLGPVPTLEESYDAKSYYSIEHNIYPKEEDIINEMNAFEAVLKKYDVEVLRPSIIKDYNQVFSRDVAFVIDDKMIISNVIADRADEQEAYKSVFEKVAWRKIINLPETAHIEGGDVIVWNDFLFIGTCFSEDYRNYKTARTNEYAIEILKEYFPKKRIIDLELKKNDKVPFEGILHLDCTFNPVGEDKCIIYKNGFVDESDYRLIIDIFGEENCFHINDEEMFEMFPNIFSISPDVVVSDKAFTRMNNHLRNEWGMTVEEIPYREISKMGGLLRCSTMPLVRE, translated from the coding sequence ATGAGACTAAACATTAAAAATGAAACGGGAAGGCTGAAGTCAGTAGTTCTAGGCCAACCTAATTCTCTGGGGCCAGTTCCCACATTAGAAGAAAGTTATGACGCCAAGTCATATTACTCAATCGAACACAATATTTATCCTAAAGAAGAGGATATCATCAATGAAATGAATGCTTTTGAAGCGGTTTTAAAAAAGTACGATGTTGAAGTACTGCGCCCGAGCATTATCAAAGATTACAATCAGGTATTTTCCAGAGATGTAGCCTTTGTAATTGATGATAAAATGATCATTTCCAATGTCATCGCCGACAGAGCAGATGAGCAGGAAGCATATAAAAGCGTTTTTGAGAAAGTCGCCTGGAGAAAAATTATTAATCTTCCGGAAACAGCACATATTGAGGGCGGAGACGTCATCGTATGGAACGATTTCCTTTTTATTGGAACCTGCTTCAGTGAAGATTACAGAAACTATAAAACGGCGAGAACCAATGAATATGCCATTGAGATTTTAAAAGAATATTTTCCGAAGAAAAGAATCATTGATCTCGAACTGAAAAAAAATGATAAAGTTCCCTTTGAGGGAATCCTCCATTTAGACTGTACGTTTAACCCGGTAGGAGAAGACAAATGCATCATCTATAAAAACGGTTTTGTAGATGAAAGCGACTACCGTTTAATCATCGATATTTTCGGAGAAGAAAACTGTTTCCATATCAATGATGAGGAAATGTTTGAAATGTTCCCCAATATCTTCTCTATTTCTCCAGATGTAGTAGTTTCAGATAAAGCATTCACCAGAATGAACAACCATTTAAGAAATGAATGGGGAATGACTGTTGAAGAAATCCCTTACCGTGAAATCTCTAAAATGGGCGGACTGTTGAGATGCTCTACAATGCCGCTTGTGAGAGAATAA
- a CDS encoding four helix bundle protein, which yields MSTIKFHQDLKVFQKLFETAQLIYELSKFFPKEELYSLTDQIRRSSRSVTANISEAWGKRKYEKSFIAKLTDSEGEARETQTWLQFAFACHYMNEEQYEICTNNITK from the coding sequence ATGTCAACGATTAAATTTCATCAGGACTTAAAAGTTTTTCAAAAATTATTTGAAACAGCACAGCTGATTTATGAACTCTCAAAATTTTTTCCAAAAGAAGAACTTTATTCTCTTACAGACCAAATAAGAAGATCATCAAGATCTGTAACGGCAAATATTAGTGAGGCCTGGGGGAAAAGAAAATATGAAAAATCCTTCATCGCTAAGCTTACAGATTCGGAGGGAGAAGCAAGAGAAACCCAAACATGGCTTCAGTTTGCTTTTGCCTGCCATTATATGAATGAAGAGCAATATGAAATTTGCACAAACAATATAACCAAATAA
- the ctlX gene encoding citrulline utilization hydrolase CtlX, with translation MQTTDTVLMIEPIAFGYNAETAKNNYFQVEQTGSDIQSKALAEFNTFVGKLRSKGINVIAIKDTLEPHTPDSIFPNNWVSFHKDGKVVLYPMFASNRRVERREDIIESIKDQGFEVAEIDDWSFPETQGHFLEGTGSMIFDHDHKIAYGSVSLRLDENLFREFCAKYGFTPVVFHSFQTVGTERLPIYHTNVMMCVADQFVVICLDCIDDELEREKVIEVIKNSGKEIIEISEEQMQQFAGNMLQVQNKDGEKFLVMSQTAYQSLAAEQVAAIEKYCEIIYSDLNTIEVNGGGSARCMLAEVFLPKK, from the coding sequence ATGCAAACAACAGATACAGTACTAATGATAGAACCGATTGCATTCGGTTACAACGCTGAGACAGCGAAAAACAATTACTTTCAGGTAGAACAGACGGGTTCTGATATCCAGTCAAAAGCCTTGGCTGAGTTCAATACCTTTGTCGGAAAACTGAGAAGCAAAGGAATCAATGTCATCGCGATAAAAGATACCTTGGAACCGCATACTCCGGATTCTATTTTCCCGAATAACTGGGTGAGTTTCCATAAAGACGGGAAGGTGGTTTTATATCCGATGTTCGCCTCCAACAGAAGAGTAGAAAGAAGAGAAGATATTATTGAAAGCATCAAAGACCAAGGGTTTGAAGTTGCTGAAATTGATGACTGGTCTTTTCCTGAAACTCAGGGGCATTTCCTGGAAGGAACAGGAAGTATGATTTTCGATCATGATCATAAGATTGCCTATGGTTCAGTTTCCTTAAGACTGGATGAAAACTTATTCAGGGAATTCTGTGCAAAATATGGCTTCACTCCGGTGGTTTTCCATTCATTCCAAACGGTAGGTACAGAAAGACTTCCCATTTATCATACCAATGTGATGATGTGTGTGGCAGATCAGTTTGTGGTAATCTGCCTTGATTGTATCGATGATGAGCTGGAAAGAGAGAAAGTGATAGAGGTTATTAAAAATTCAGGTAAAGAAATTATTGAGATCTCCGAAGAACAGATGCAGCAGTTTGCAGGAAATATGCTTCAGGTTCAGAATAAAGACGGCGAAAAGTTTTTGGTCATGAGCCAAACCGCTTACCAGTCTTTAGCGGCAGAACAGGTGGCGGCTATTGAAAAATACTGCGAAATTATCTATTCAGACCTCAATACCATTGAAGTAAACGGAGGCGGAAGCGCAAGATGTATGCTTGCTGAAGTTTTTCTTCCAAAAAAATAA
- a CDS encoding S-adenosylmethionine decarboxylase family protein, producing the protein MNPLSSKGLHILLTLETESEDLLLDSKGFLTFTEEILKTKEVEIVGVTNHIFENESFTSAVILKESHLCIHTWPEFKQLTFDVFLCNYTQDNTTKVEQIADEVVQYFKANTIQKHKIYR; encoded by the coding sequence TTGAACCCATTATCAAGTAAAGGTTTACATATTCTTCTGACTTTGGAAACAGAGTCAGAAGATTTGTTATTAGACAGCAAAGGTTTTCTGACATTTACAGAAGAAATTCTGAAAACGAAAGAGGTAGAAATTGTAGGAGTAACGAATCATATTTTTGAAAACGAAAGTTTTACTTCCGCAGTGATCCTTAAGGAGTCTCACCTTTGTATCCATACGTGGCCGGAATTTAAACAGCTTACTTTTGATGTTTTTCTTTGTAATTATACCCAGGACAATACCACAAAAGTAGAGCAGATTGCAGATGAAGTGGTTCAGTATTTTAAAGCTAATACCATTCAAAAACACAAAATTTACAGATAA